A portion of the Sabethes cyaneus chromosome 3, idSabCyanKW18_F2, whole genome shotgun sequence genome contains these proteins:
- the LOC128742421 gene encoding uncharacterized protein DDB_G0271670-like, whose translation SSSSSSSSSSSSSSSSSSSSSSSSSSSSSSSSSSSSSSSSSSSSSSSSSSSSSSSSSSSSSSSSSSSSSSSSSSSSSSSSSSSSSSSSSSSSSSSSSSSSSSSSSSSSSSSSSSSSSSSSSSSSSSSSSSSSSSSSSSSSSSSSSSSSSSSSSSSSSSSSSSSSSSSSSSSSSSSSSSSSSSSSSSSSSSSSSSSSSSSSSSSSSSSSSSSSSSSSSSSSSSSSSSSSSSSSSSSSSSSSSSSSSSSSSSSSSSSSSSSSSSSSSSSSSSSSSSSSSSSSSSSSSSSSSSSSSSSSSSSSSSSSSSSSSSSSSSSSSSSSSSSSSSSSSSSSSSSSSSSSSSSSSSSSSSSSSSSSSSSSSSSSSSSSSSSS comes from the coding sequence agtagtagtagtagtagtagtagtagtagtagtagtagtagtagtagtagtagtagtagtagtagtagtagtagtagtagtagtagtagtagtagtagtagtagtagtagtagtagtagtagtagtagtagtagtagtagtagtagtagtagtagtagtagtagtagtagtagtagtagtagtagtagtagtagtagtagtagtagtagtagtagtagtagtagtagtagtagtagtagtagtagtagtagtagtagtagtagtagtagtagtagtagtagtagtagtagtagtagtagtagtagtagtagtagtagtagtagtagtagtagtagtagtagtagtagtagtagtagtagtagtagtagtagtagtagtagtagtagtagtagtagtagtagtagtagtagtagtagtagtagtagtagtagtagtagtagtagtagtagtagtagtagtagtagtagtagtagtagtagtagtagtagtagtagtagtagtagtagtagtagtagtagtagtagtagtagtagtagtagtagtagtagtagtagtagtagtagtagtagtagtagtagtagtagtagtagtagtagtagtagtagtagtagtagtagtagtagtagtagtagtagtagtagtagtagtagtagtagtagtagtagtagtagtagtagtagtagtagtagtagtagtagtagtagtagtagtagtagtagtagtagtagtagtagtagtagtagtagtagtagtagtagtagtagtagtagtagtagtagtagtagtagtagtagtagtagtagtagtagtagtagtagtagtagtagtagtagtagtagtagtagtagtagtagtagtagtagtagtagtagtagtagtagtagtagtagtagtagtagtagtagtagtagtagtagtagtagtagtagtagtagtagtagtagtagtagtagtagtagtagtagtagtagtagtagtagtagtagtagtagtagtagtagtagtagtagtagtagtagtagtagtagtagtagtagtagtagtagtagtagtagtagtagtagtagtagtagtagtagtagtagtagtagtagtagtagtagtagtagtagtagt
- the LOC128739801 gene encoding probable cytochrome P450 313a4, giving the protein MAKALSHPATLFIMWFGPVPVVSTSDPNMIQKICTQPEFLHKPYMYDFFKLDYGLFSAKYHIWKNQRKALNPTFNKKILDSYIPDFDRCAQNLVRKLSVFADKEPVQMTFFMLRCTLEMVCATTLGVDVNQNPSVDKLIGLIMTLVHLCSRRIVRIHYHSEMVYRLFSKEYREDSRLRKEAYQIGNEVLQEAINRKTARQARESAAGGSAKDEDGYRKSHNFVDQLLEELDGSKLETIEILHNVYTIIVAGSDTSGTELGIISLMLAIHSEMQEKIYEEIMSVFPAGTDMDLNPETLRQLVYTEMFVKECLRHFPVAPHIFRTPMKDVELDGKHIPKGTMLCISMYNAHRRKDIWGPNADKFDPENFSAERSEGRHPFAFMPFSAGARNCLGYRYAMISLKVIVLHMVRNFKLKTHLRYEDVLFKFDCLLKLSNEPAINLERRTTIENNS; this is encoded by the exons ATGGCTAAAGCTCTAAGTCATCCTGCAACACTTTTCATAATGTGGTTTGGGCCAGTTCCGGTGGTTTCCACCAGCGATCCGAATATGATTCAGAAAATATGCACTCAACCGGAATTTTTGCATAAGCCATACAtgtacgatttttttaaattggattatggacttttttcagcaaaat ATCATATATGGAAAAACCAGCGAAAGGCATTGAATCCAACgtttaacaaaaaaattttggatAGCTATATTCCAGACTTCGACAGGTGTGCCCAAAACTTAGTTCGAAAACTGTCGGTCTTCGCAGACAAGGAACCTGTGCAAATGACATTCTTCATGTTACGGTGCACACTGGAAATGGTTTGTGCCACTACCCTTGGGGTGGATGTTAATCAAAATCCGAGCGTGGACAAACTTATAGGCTTAATTATGAC TTTGGTTCATTTGTGTTCGAGGAGAATCGTTCGCATCCATTATCACTCGGAAATGGTTTATCGATTATTTTCGAAGGAATACAGAGAGGATAGCAGGCTCAGAAAGGAAGCCTACCAAATAGGAAATGAG GTTCTGCAAGAAGCCATCAATCGAAAAACTGCTCGACAAGCACGAGAATCTGCCGCTGGAGGCAGTGCCAAAGACGAGGACGGCTACCGCAAATCACATAACTTCGTTGACCAGCTGCTGGAAGAGCTTGACGGAAGCAAACTGGAAACCATCGAAATTCTTCACAATGTGTACACGATTATAGTGGCG GGTAGCGATACGTCTGGAACGGAGTTGGGTATAATATCGTTGATGCTTGCGATACACTCGGAGATGCAGGAAAAAATCTACGAAGAAATTATGTCGGTCTTTCCTGCAGGAACCGATATGGATCTCAATCCGGAAACGCTGCGCCAGTTAGTGTACACGGAAATGTTTGTGAAAGAGTGTCTCCGACATTTCCCGGTCGCTCCACACATTTTCCGAACACCAATGAAGGATGTCGAACTGGATGGTAAGCACATACCGAAGGGCACCATGCTGTGCATTAGCATGTACAACGCCCACCGAAGAAAGGATATTTGGGGTCCGAATGCCGACAAGTTTGATCCGGAAAATTTTTCTGCGGAACGAAGCGAAGGAAGACATCCGTTCGCGTTCATGCCATTCAGTGCCGGTGCCCGTAATTGCCTTG GATATCGGTACGCTATgattagtttgaaagttatagtGCTTCATATGGTGAGAAATTTTAAGCTGAAAACACATTTAAGATACGAGGATGTCCTTTTCAAATTTGATTGTCTTCTCAAACTTTCGAACGAACCGGCAATCAATCTAGAACGAAGAACCACCATTGAGAATAATTCTTGA